AGGGTCGGGTTCCACCCCGACCGAAATCCGCGTCGCGGGTGGGACCGCGCCCTCCAAGGGAATCGGGGATAGCGGCGCGGGTGGAACGGCGCCCTCCAAGGCCTTCCCTTATGGCTCGCGCCTGCCTGAATTTGCGAAGCGGGATGCGGCGAAAGAGGGAGGTCTACAAATTCTCCAACTCGATTTGATCGCAGATATATTCGAAATCTGGCTCATTGAAGAAACTTGATAGAGGTCTATTGAATTTTGGAAGCCATCGCCTCTGCGTCTCGAGATCGCCCCGGATGTCGACGGTTCGCGCTAGATGCTTGGCCGCAGACGTCGGCCCCAACCCGGCTTGGAGTTCGGCATTCACCTACAGCACCCGCTAAGTAGCTCCGCCTTCTGCCTCGTTCGCTCGTCCTGACTCTTTCGACGTTCTCTGAGCGAAAACCGTCCTCCATGACTCATTTCTGTCGGGTAGCAAGTGGCCATTTTCAAGGGTGCGTTACAGATTCACAAATCGTCGCGCCAAACCCTCAGCCACCGGGTAAGATTGATTCGATATGAAAAGACATGCTTGTCTTCTCCTCGCCGCGATCGGATCGGTGAATGTAGCCGACGTGCGCGCGGAACCGGCCTGGAACCTTTATTCCATCGGTGTGGCCTGGACACAAAACGTAGGATTCGGGACGTCGGTATTCGTCGCCGGCAGCGCGGATTCGCTGGGCGCGTGGACGCCTACGGGTGCCGTCAAATTGCGCTGGACGCCGGGAAACGTCTGGACGGGCAGAGTCGCCATTCCCGCCGGCGCGACGACGGAATACAAATTCATCTGGCGCAGCACCGCTACGAACCGGATTTGCGATCCGTCGAATGTGACATGGATGCCGGATGTCTCGCCGACGCAACAGAACCTGGGCGCCTACGCCCCACCTGTGCCGCCGCCGCCCTATGCGGGCAAGACGATCTACTACCTGTCCGGACTGACGAATGTCGCCGTCGTGTACCGCATCGCAGGGACAAACTGGGGCGGGGCGCCCATGGAGCCCATCGGACCGGGTCGTGCGCCCGCGGAGTACCTCTATCGCGCTACGGGTATCGGCTCCGCCGGCGCCCCCTTGGAATTTGTCCTCAATGGATATCTCAACGGGACGCAATACTGGGACAATGCACCCGTGCCGAACCCCATCAATGGACTTCCGAATTACTACACTTTATTGGACTCGTTTGTTCTCCAGGACGGCCAGATCTACGACTACTTCCCGCCGCCTTCCCCGAGCGCGCCGTTCCTGTTCATCACGAATGTCAGCTCCACCGTGTCCGGAATTCCAAGCCGGACCATTCGGATCCGGCTTCCGCGCGGATACGTCCAAAATACGTGGAAGCGATACCCGGTGCTCTATATGCATGACGGCCAGAACATCTTCGATCCCGGCGGTCCGTTCGGTTCCTGGAGCGCCAACACGGCCAGCGACCGCGAAATCAGCCAGGGCCGCATGAGGGAGGTGATCATCGTTGGCATCGACAATGCGGACCGACGCGTCGAATACATCCCCGACGGAGATCGCTACAACGCAACCACCGCCATGGGTCGCGCTTCGGCGTATCTCCAATTCGTGGTGCAGAACGTCAAACCGACGCTCGATTATCATTTCCGAACGCTGCCCGACTGGCGAAATACGGGGGTCATGGGCTCCTCGCTGGGCGGGATCATCAGCATCTATTTCGGCTTTGAAACGAATGTTTTTGGCATCGTGGGGGCCATGTCGCCCGGCTTCGGGCGCGCGACCAATTACGCGGCCGCCTTTCCATCCAAACCCAAGCGCCCGTTGCGAGTGTATATCGACACCGGCACAAATGAGGGCCTTGTGGGCCAGCCGCCGGATACATCGTATTGGGAGCCGGTCCTCGCCGGATACGATGGTCTGCTGGCCCAGGGCTACACGCCGGGCATTGATCTAATGTGGAGTGCCGGATGCGGCCACGTCCATAATGAAGCCGCATGGTCAAATCGCCTGCCTGGCGCGTTTCGATTTTTGTTCCCTCCGACTGACGAACCCAATCGCCTGCAACACCTCGCGCATCCCCCCTCGTTCCGCTCGGTGGAATCCATCGGCTCCACTGCATTGATCCGGCACGATGCGATCGCCCGGCATGCCTACATCCTGGAATCTTCTGCCGCGCCGGACGGACCCTGGGATGCCATCTCAACGACCGCGCCATTCTCCGCCGCTTGGTCCTATCCGCTGGCAACCAGTTGGCTAGCTGCGCCGCAAGGTTTTTACCGGCTACGCGTCGAGGCCCGGCCCTGAGGTCTCGGCGACTGCGAAAAGCGGCGAAACCCGTAGCCCCCCCCGTTGTACAGGGTAAGGACCCACATCGGCTCTCCGCACGCTCCGCTGCGCATTTTTTTCCTGTTTCGCCCTCCCCTAGTTCGCAAACGAGAGCTGAATAAAAATTTGATGAAATTCTAATTGCTGAACCGATTAAGACATATAAGCTGAATTCCATGAACGCGCCCTCGAATGAAGGATCGCCTGCCTCGGCTCGCATCAAGAAGCCAACGATCACGGATGTAGCCCGTGCGGCTGGCGTTTCGCCAGCCGCGGTTTCTTATGTTCTCAATGGCCGTCTCAGGGAGGTTTCCCAGGCGACGGCTGAAAAAATTTTGCAGAAGGTGCGAGAACTCGGCTATGTCAAAAATCTCGCGGCCGCCTCGCTGACCGGGCAACGCTCGCGGATGCTCGCGGCCATTATTCCGCAAGTGTTCGATCCGCAGCACTCGGGCCCCGAACCGCCCATCAATCCGTTTTACGGCGAATTTCTGATCCGTCTCGAATATGAGGCGCAACAGCGCGGATATGCGGTCTGCTTCCACACGGGGCGGAAGGAGGAGACCGTGCAGTTCCTTCTGCAGCGGAACATGGATGCGGCGGTCTTCGTCGGCTTTTCGGAGGATGCCCTGCCCAACTTGCTCAAAAATCCGGGCATCCGGTGTGTGCTGTTCGATTCGGCCGGACACTTTCCCGCCCACGGCCACGTCCGCACCAACGAGCAAAAGGGCGGTTATCTCGCAGCCGAACGCCTCATCGACATCGGACGGCGCCGTCTGCTGTTTGTCGGCGGGAAACCCACCGGCGCGCCGGACGACGTAGTGTCCGAGCGTTATCGCGGCGCCCGCATGGCGTGCGAACTGGCCGGGGTTCAAATGGAGTTCCTCGAAACCGCTGTCACCTACGATGCCGGCCTTTACGCCGCGCAGCGGATCATCGACATGGCGGTCGACGGAGTGGTGACAGTGGCCGACGTCGTTGCCGCCGGCATTATCGACGGCCTCTCGCGCCTTGGCCGGAACGTTCCCGGGGATGTGGCCGTGATGGGCTACGACAACCTGCCGATTTGCCAATACACGCGGCCGCAGTTGAGCTCGATTGACCAGGGGCTTCGCGAAAAGGTGAGGGCCGTGATGGACCTTATCGAACACCCCGAGCCCGGAGCGGTTCGCATGATCGACCCGACGCGGGTGCTCAGGCAGAGCGCGTAGTCGCCAACGGGGCGCCTCATGGTGAAATTCCCCGACGCGTGGGCCGGCCTGAATGTGGCGCTAGCCCACGACTGGCTGACCGGGATGCGGGGCGGCGAAAAATGCCTCGAGTGGCTCTGCGCAGGGTTTCCCCGCGCTCCGATTTACACGCTGCTGCACAAACCAGGATCCGTCTCGCGGACGATCGAATCGCACGAGATCCGAACGTCCGTTCTGCATCGCATTCCGGGCATTGCCTCGCACTACCGCTGGTGGCTGCCTCTTTTCCCCTGGGCGGTTGAGCGTTTCCCGCCGATTGACGCGGCCCTACTCATCAGCACGAGCCACTGCGCCGCGAAGGCGCTCCGCGTCAAACCTCCAGGCAAACACCTCTGCTATTGCTTTACGCCGATGCGGTACGCGTGGACCTTCCACGACGAATATCTTGGCGCGCGCAGCGCCAAACGCGCCCTCGCCTCGCCGATCCTCGCGCGGCTCCGGGATTGGGACCGACGAGTATGCGACCGGGTGGACCGGTTCATCGGGATCAGCCGTCACGTCTGCGAGCGCATCCGCCGTTTTTACGGACGGGAGGCGGACCTAGTTTATCCTCCGGTGGACATTGATTTTTACACTCCGGGGAAACCGGAGGAACGGCGCGGAGAATTCGATCTGATCGTTTCCGCGCTTGTGCCATACAAGCGGATCGACCTGGCGGTCCGCGCCTACACACGCAGCGGCTTTCCCCTCAAGGTCGTCGGCGTCGGTACGGAGTCGCGCCGGTTGCGCTCCATGGCGGGCCCCCGCATTCAATTTCTGGGGTGGCAGTCCAATGAAACGATTCGAGACCTTTACCGTTCCTGCCGGCTGCTCGTGTTCCCCGGCGAGGAGGATTTCGGAATCGTCCCGTTGGAGGCGCAGGCGTGTAGCGCGCCGGTTGTCGCCTTTGCGCGGGGCGGCGCGCTGGAATCGCTAGTCCCCGGCGAAACGGCTGTATTTTTCGACGAACAGACCGAGGACGCGCTGCTTGCCGCCGTGGAGGCTGCCGCGGGCCGGCACTGGGATGCGGCGCGGATTCGTCGAAACGCGGAGCGGTTCGGGCCGCAGGCGTTCATCGACGGCATCGCGCGCAATATCGCTGAGTTGGTAGGCGAACCGTGCCCGAACGGAAGATGTGCTACGCAAGCGTTTGCGCGAAATTCGACAGCCTGCTAATCTGATTTTATGTGGTCTGCCCGCCGCTGGGTTCGCGTCCCAAGAAGGCACGCCTTTCGGGGCTGGCGCGCGGCTCTGCTGTTAACCATCTCGTCGCTCTTCGCGCTCCCCCTCGCGGGTCAAGCGCTCGACATCTTTATCGTGCGCCATGCCGAAACGCTGGCCAACGCCACCAAACTGTATACGGCCTTCAACCAGCGCCATTTCACAAGGGACGGGGCGCGTCAGATCGAAGACCTCACCCGCGCGCTGCGTCCCTACCGGTTTGACGCCATCCTGACGAGCCCGGCGTATCGCACCCTGCGAACGATTCAGCCATATTTGGTTGCTGCCAATGCGCAGGCCGAAATCTGGCCCGAACTCGATGAATGCTGCTGGCAGACCGACCCCGAACACGAATTGACACCGCCCGGGGACCCCATTCTGCTTGAGGAGGACCAGCGGCCCTATTTCGCGCTGCGCCCGGGCGCGGCGGAAACGTCACCGGGCGCAGAACGCTATGACGACGGAATTCGCCGCGTCCGTTGGGCAGCCGCGGAAATCTGGCGCCGCTGGGGCGGATCTGACGCGGTGATCCTCGTGGCGACCCACTATCATACCGGCGCTAAGCTGATTGAAACGCTGGCCGAATCGCTGCCCTCCGGCGGCGTGCGCCTGCAAAACGCCAAACTGACCCACTTGCGCGAGTCCGATGGCCGTTTCTTTATCGTGGGGCTGAACCTCGACGAGCCTGGGGCCGCCGCTCCCATTCG
This is a stretch of genomic DNA from Kiritimatiellia bacterium. It encodes these proteins:
- a CDS encoding histidine phosphatase family protein, giving the protein MWSARRWVRVPRRHAFRGWRAALLLTISSLFALPLAGQALDIFIVRHAETLANATKLYTAFNQRHFTRDGARQIEDLTRALRPYRFDAILTSPAYRTLRTIQPYLVAANAQAEIWPELDECCWQTDPEHELTPPGDPILLEEDQRPYFALRPGAAETSPGAERYDDGIRRVRWAAAEIWRRWGGSDAVILVATHYHTGAKLIETLAESLPSGGVRLQNAKLTHLRESDGRFFIVGLNLDEPGAAAPIRASPP
- a CDS encoding alpha/beta hydrolase-fold protein; amino-acid sequence: MKRHACLLLAAIGSVNVADVRAEPAWNLYSIGVAWTQNVGFGTSVFVAGSADSLGAWTPTGAVKLRWTPGNVWTGRVAIPAGATTEYKFIWRSTATNRICDPSNVTWMPDVSPTQQNLGAYAPPVPPPPYAGKTIYYLSGLTNVAVVYRIAGTNWGGAPMEPIGPGRAPAEYLYRATGIGSAGAPLEFVLNGYLNGTQYWDNAPVPNPINGLPNYYTLLDSFVLQDGQIYDYFPPPSPSAPFLFITNVSSTVSGIPSRTIRIRLPRGYVQNTWKRYPVLYMHDGQNIFDPGGPFGSWSANTASDREISQGRMREVIIVGIDNADRRVEYIPDGDRYNATTAMGRASAYLQFVVQNVKPTLDYHFRTLPDWRNTGVMGSSLGGIISIYFGFETNVFGIVGAMSPGFGRATNYAAAFPSKPKRPLRVYIDTGTNEGLVGQPPDTSYWEPVLAGYDGLLAQGYTPGIDLMWSAGCGHVHNEAAWSNRLPGAFRFLFPPTDEPNRLQHLAHPPSFRSVESIGSTALIRHDAIARHAYILESSAAPDGPWDAISTTAPFSAAWSYPLATSWLAAPQGFYRLRVEARP
- a CDS encoding glycosyltransferase translates to MVKFPDAWAGLNVALAHDWLTGMRGGEKCLEWLCAGFPRAPIYTLLHKPGSVSRTIESHEIRTSVLHRIPGIASHYRWWLPLFPWAVERFPPIDAALLISTSHCAAKALRVKPPGKHLCYCFTPMRYAWTFHDEYLGARSAKRALASPILARLRDWDRRVCDRVDRFIGISRHVCERIRRFYGREADLVYPPVDIDFYTPGKPEERRGEFDLIVSALVPYKRIDLAVRAYTRSGFPLKVVGVGTESRRLRSMAGPRIQFLGWQSNETIRDLYRSCRLLVFPGEEDFGIVPLEAQACSAPVVAFARGGALESLVPGETAVFFDEQTEDALLAAVEAAAGRHWDAARIRRNAERFGPQAFIDGIARNIAELVGEPCPNGRCATQAFARNSTAC
- a CDS encoding LacI family transcriptional regulator, encoding MNAPSNEGSPASARIKKPTITDVARAAGVSPAAVSYVLNGRLREVSQATAEKILQKVRELGYVKNLAAASLTGQRSRMLAAIIPQVFDPQHSGPEPPINPFYGEFLIRLEYEAQQRGYAVCFHTGRKEETVQFLLQRNMDAAVFVGFSEDALPNLLKNPGIRCVLFDSAGHFPAHGHVRTNEQKGGYLAAERLIDIGRRRLLFVGGKPTGAPDDVVSERYRGARMACELAGVQMEFLETAVTYDAGLYAAQRIIDMAVDGVVTVADVVAAGIIDGLSRLGRNVPGDVAVMGYDNLPICQYTRPQLSSIDQGLREKVRAVMDLIEHPEPGAVRMIDPTRVLRQSA